CGGCATGGGGGGGGCGAGTGTGTTTCGCATCCACCGCGCGGACCACAACATAGGGGTAATTATAGAAACCTTGACCCATTACGGCATGCGCACGATTATGGCTCAGCGGTACGTCCCGGAAATCACTCGCGGTGACAAGCGTATTTTGCTCATAGCAGGCAAAGCTGTGCCCTACAGTCTCGCCCGCATTCCCCGGCCGGGGGAATCGCGTGGCAACCTCAACGTGGGTGCTACGGGAGTCGCGCAGCCGCTTACCGAACGCGATCGGGAAATTGCAGATGCGTTGGGCCCGGTCTTGGCGGATAGCGGTTTGATGCTGGTTGGGCTGGACGTGATAGGGGATTATCTCACCGAGATCAATGTCACCAGCCCGACGTGCATGCGGGAAATCGAGGACCAGACCGGTTTCAACGCCGCGGGGATGATGATGGATGCGCTCGAAGAAATGTTTAGCTGACGTGGTTTACCTCATATAGGAAGGAGTCCGTTTCCAACATGATCGGAATTTTAATTATCTCTCACGGTAGTCTCGGCGATAGTCTTGTGCATTGCGCTAATCACGTGCTGGGAGATAAAGCGCCCCGCTTGATGGAGCTGAGTATTACCACCAAGGACGATCCCGATGTTGCCGAAGAGAGGGCACGAAAATTGATTCAACAGCTCGACGTTGGAGATGGGGTGCTGATGCTATGTGATATTTGCGGTGCCACCCCTTGCAATATAGCGACCCGGTTGGTTGTTCCAGGCCGAGTGGAGTGTCTCGCCGGGGTAAACCTGCCGATGCTGGTGCGGGCCCTTACGTACCGCAATGAACCGCTGGCAATGGTAGCGGAGAAGGCATTGAACGGCGCCAGGGATGGTGTTATCCGTCTTTCTCCGACAGGAGCGCAGGATGCAGTATAAAGAGGTGAAGATAGAAAACAAATTAGGGCTGCATGCGCGTGCTTCGGCAAGGCTCACGCAGCTTGCCTCCCGCTACCGCAGCGACGTGTGGTTGTCGAGAAATGAACGCAAAGTTAATGCGAAAAGCATTATGGGCGTGATGATGCTGGCGGCAAGCCAGGGGGTCACGTTGGGAATAGAAACGACCGGCGTAGACGAGATTGAAGCGATGCAGGCGCTGGTCAGCCTGATCGAGGGTCGTTTTGGAGAAAGTGAATGAGCTTTGCGTTATATGGGGTGGGTGTTTCCGGAGGCATCGCGATAGGGCGTGCCCATCTCGCCTCCCACGCTGCTCTGGAAGTGGCCCATCATACGGTGCCGAAGGATCAGGTCAGTAACGAGATAGCCCGGCTCGACACCGCTTTCAGCGCCGTTCGTGAAGAGCTTGAGGCGTTACATGCATCGGTAGTAAGCGGTCCGGCAGCTGCGGAGTACGGCGCATTCCTCGATTTGCACCGCATGATCCTGGACGATCCCACGCTTTCCACCGCGGCCAAAACGTACATTGCCCAAAACCAGTGTAACGCCGAGTGGGCTATTACACAGCAGATGGAAGTGCTTATGGCGCAGTTCGAGGAGATTGAGGATCCGTATCTCCGCGAACGGAAAACTGACGTGATTCAGGTAGTCGAGCGGGTTCTGAAAGTTCTGCTGGGGCACCCCGGTTATGTGCCTGTGCAACCCAAGCGGGACGGCGACAGCATCCTGGTTGCTCATGATTTGAGTCCCGCCGATGTGATTCAGTATAAGCAGCATGCATTTACCGCATTCCTTACCGATTTGGGAGGCTTGACGTCGCATACGGCAATTGTCGCGCGCAGTCTTAACATCCCCTCCATTGTGGCACTTCACCTTGCGCGCCGACTCATCCGCGACAATGACGTTCTGATAGTAGACGGGGGACAAGGCGTAGTGATCGTCGATCCCGACGAACACGTATTGTCGGAGTACCGGCTGCGTCAGAGCCAGCTTGAACTAGAAAAGCAGAAGCTGAAGCGCCTTAAAACTACAATTGCGGCGACACTTGATGGCACAGTGATAGAGTTATATGCAAACATCGAATTACCCCAGGATGTTGAACAAGTAAAAGAAAACGGGGCCACCGGGATCGGTCTGTTTCGTAGCGAGTTCCTGTTTCTCAATCGCGCGAGTTTGCCCGACGAGGATGAGCAATTCGAGGCCTACCGCATCGTAGCGCGTAAAATGCGGGGTTTACCGGTTACGATTCGGACGTTCGATCTGGGTGCGGACAAAAATCTTGACAGCGCCAAGCGCGTGGCCGCGAATCCAGCGCTGGGGTTGCGCGCAATACGGTTATGTCTGGCTGAACCGCAGATGTTCAATACGCAGCTACGTGCAATTTTGCGCGCCTCGCGGTACGGGCAGATTCGTATTCTGGTACCGATGCTCTCCAGCATTTCAGAAATCACCCAGACATTGCACCTGATAGAGAACGCCAAGCAAAGCTTGCGTAACGACAGGATTCCTTTCGATGAGAAGATCCAGGTCGGTGGAATGATAGAAATTCCTGCGGCAGCGCTGTGTTTGGATATGTTCATGCGCAAGCTGGATTTCCTGTCCATCGGCACCAATGATTTGATTCAATATACGCTCGCGATAGACCGTGCTGACGACACCGTGGCATATCTCTACGACTCGTTGCACCCGGCAGTGCTGCGTCTGGTGGCTCATATCATAAGAAGTGCCAACCGAACGGGAACGCCCGTAGCGGTGTGCGGCGAGATTGCAGGGGATATCGTGTTTACCCGGCTGCTGCTGGGTTTTGGGCTCCGAATGTTTTCAATGCATCCGGCACAACTGCTCACGGTGAAACGAGAAGTCTTAAGAACTAATCTGCCGGATATCATCGCGCTGGCACAAAAGATTCTTAAAGCCGATGATCCGGACAGAACGCACACGTTACTCGCCAAGCTGAATAGCTGACATCCCGCTGATAATTTGTCTCTGCGGCGAAAAAAAGCGCGACTGCGCGAGTGGCAATGCATGCAACATTTTTCGCCGGCCAGTGAAATTGGTGAGCTTGTGCTCGCAGTTGGATTTTTTAGGGCTTGTTTGACTATAATTGCCGGTCACATGTCGTCCCGGACTATCACATACTATTTGCCTTATATCAGCTCGATGACGTAAAAGTAAAAAACCCAAAACCATTTATTGTTATTTTTTTTGAGCGCCGCCCCAAAACACCGTTTAATTTGCATACACAGCACCGGCAACACTCCTGAAGAAAACGCTTTCACGTTAATGCAAGATCCTAATTCGACCGGTATCGTTACACCGCAAATCGCCCATTTCAATGCACCTCTGCACTTGAAGAGCGGAGCCGTACTCGACAACTACCAGTTGGTATATGAAACCTACGGTGAACTCAACGCGGCCAAGTCCAACGCCGTGCTGATTTGCCATGCGCTATCCGGCAATCATCACTTGGCGGGCGTTTATGAAGACAGCCCCAAGAGCGTGGGATGGTGGAACAACATGATTGGCGCCGGCAAGTCCATTGATACCGAGAAGTTTTTCGTGATTGGAGTGAACAATCTCGGCGGGTGTCATGGTTCAACCGGCCCCGCCAGTATCAATGTAAAAACCGGCAAATGTTATGGCGCTGACTTTCCAGTGGTTACGGTAGAAGACTGGGTGCAGGCGCAGGCTCGGCTAGCCGACTATCTTGGCATCGAACAGTTCGCCGCGGTGGCGGGTGGCAGTCTTGGGGGTATGCAGGCATTGCAGTGGGCACTCGATTTTCCCCAAAGGGTGCGGCACGCTCTGGTTATTGCCGCTGCCGCGAAGTTGACCGCCCAGAATATCGCGTTCAACGACGTCGCCCGCCAGGCAATCATTACCGATCCGGATTTTTACGGTGGAGACTACTATTCGCATGGAGTAGTGCCCCGCCGGGGCCTTCGGCTTGCCCGCATGCTGGGGCATATTACGTACTTGTCGGATGACTCCATGGCAGCCAAATTCGGGCGGGAGTTGCGTAACGGCGTGCTTGCGTTCGGCTACGATGTGGAGTTTGAAATAGAATCATATCTCCGCTATCAGGGTGACAAGTTTGCTGACCAGTTCGACGCCAACACCTATCTGTTGATGACAAAGGCGCTGGATTATTTCGACCCCGCATTCGAGCACAATAACGATCTCAGTGCCGCATTTCGTGTGGCGAAGGCTAATTTCTTGGTGCTTTCTTTTACTACCGACTGGCGTTTTTCGCCCGAGCGCTCGCGTGCCGTCGTGAGAGCATTGCTGGATAACGAGCTTAACGTCAGTTATGCAGAGATTACGTCCAGTCACGGACATGACTCCTTCCTGATGGAAGACCGTCATTATCACAAACTGGTGCGGGCATACATGGACAATATTGCTAGATGACACAATTTCCCGTTACGCAGCCCCTTCTCGAGCAGAATTTTGAAGGCATGAATGAATTGACTGTGCCCTCGTCTCCCGTTTCCAGGCCGGATTTCGCCGTCATTGCAGAGTGGGTGAAACCGGGCGCGAAAGTGCTCGACCTGGGGTGCGGGGATGGATCGCTGCTGTGTTTTTTACGCGATGCTCGTAACATTCGCGGCTATGGAGTGGAAATTGACGACTCGAATGTGTTGGCCTGCTTCAGTAATGGAGTAAACGTAATTCAGAGTGATCTCGAGTCAGGGCTGCAAAGTTTTGAATCGGATTCGTTCGACTACGTAGTTCTGTCACAAACCCTGCAGGCGGTAAAACATACCGAAGGCATCATTAAAGAGATGTTGCGGGTCAGCAAGGAAGGAATCGTCTCGTTTCCCAATTTCGGATATTGGAGAAATCGATTGCAAGTCTTGGCTGGCCACATGCCTGTGTCCGAAACGCTGCCCTATCAGTGGTTTGACACGCCGAACATTCACAACTGCACGCTTGGAGACTTTGAAGAATTCTGTCGCCAGCACGGCGCGCGCATTCTCGAACGCAGGGTCATGAATGGGGAGCGTCAAATTACCCTGCTACCAAATTCATTGGGGATGCTAGCCTTTTACCGTTTTGAACAGCAGAAGTAGTGGACGCACTAGGCTATATCAGGGGGCTTAGCGGACTCGAATCTCGCCCGGCCGGCCAGCCATACCAGCGCGAGCACGGGAACGCCCAGTAGCGCAGTGGCGGTAAAAAAGCTGGCATAACCGTAGGCATCGACGAAGTCTCCGCTGAATCCAGCGATAAATTTTGGCAATAACAGCATCACCGAACTGAAAAGTGCGTATTGCGTAGCGGAATAAGCCGAATTGGTTAGTCCGGAGAGATAGGCAATAAAGGCGGAAGAAGCGATTCCGCCCGAAAGATTATCGGCAGAGATGGTGAATATCAGTCCTGTCAGGTCATGGCCGCGTTGGCTGAGCCAGACAAATAGCAAATTTGTCGTGGCTGATAACACCGCTCCCAGAAAGAGCGTGCGCATGATGCCAATTTTTGCTATCAGCACCCCGCCTATGGCCGCGCCGGCGATCGTCATCATGACGCCATAAACCTTGGAGACGGTCGCGACCTCATCCTTTGTATATCCCATATCGACATAGAAAGGATTGCTCATGACACCCATTACCACATCCGAAATTCGGTACATGGCAATCAGGCCCAGGATCAGAAATGCGTGTCCACCATGACGCACGATAAAGTCCCGGAAAGGCGCCACCACTGCGCCATACAGCCAGGCTAACAGTTGCGCGAGCCGGACGTTCAGATTCCAGTGCGCAATGGCTTCCCTGGCGCGATCTTCGTTTTCCGAGATCAGGCGGTTAACGGGAACGTCCGGCTCGCGGATGATGAGCGTCGTAACAATCCCGACCGCCATAAATGCGGCCATGGCGAGGTAGGCGGTACGCCATGGAGCATAGACATAGGTGGTGGCTGACGGGTCAACCGCTGCGGCAATCCAAAGCGCTCCAGCAGAAGCCAGAATCATCGCCATGCGATAACCGGCCTGATAGGTGGCTGCCATCGCTCCTTGAAGCCGCGGTGCTACGGCCTCGATCCGATACGCGTCAAGCGCAATATCCTGAGTCGCTGAAGCGAAAGCGACTGCCAGGGCGAAAAATACGGTATGGGTCAGGTTCTCAACCGGATCAGTCGACGCCATGCCCACCAACGCGGCGGCAATAACAACTTGAGATAGTAGAAGCCAGGCACGCCGCCGCCCCAGCAGGCGGGTTAATAGTGGTAGTCGCAGGCGGTCCACCAGCGGCGACCACATCCATTTAATACCATAAGCCAGCCCGATCCAGCTCAGGTGACCGATAGTTGAGCGATCGATTCCCGCTTCTCGTAACCAGAAGGAAAGGGTGCCCATTACCAGCAACAGCGGTAATCCGGCTGAAAAACCAAGCGATAGCATACCCAACACCCGCGGGTGGGTGTATATGCGAAAAGCGTGAAGCCAGCTGGACAGCGCCGTTGACATTATCGTCGAGGGCGTATTCGGGCGGCGCAGGAGCTATCCAGCACACTGTTGACAGAAGGTTCACCGCCGTGCGGAGAAACTATGGGAGGTAAATATGAGTCTCCCGTATCGCAGACTCTTGGTCCAGTTGTGCGCCGCGAAGACGTTGTGGTCCATTTCATAAGTTGGTTACCTGAGAGCGGCTCAAGTGGCGAAAATTATTGTTCGGATTGCGTAGCTAAGGAACCCTGAACAGTACTCCGCACAGCCCGCTGCGGGTAAAATCGGGATGATCACCAGCTGCCCAACGTCCCGTGCAGGCGGTCGTGTTCTCTTGGTCGACAGGCGCCAAGGAGCGCAACGCCCCACGCATGTCGCGTTCGATTTTGCTGCAAGGCGAAGCGACGTGGCTTGCCTGCGGCCTGCTTTGTCACGCTCCTAGATAGGGACCGATCATTGGATCAGCCATTCGCGTAGTCGCCTTTCGCGCATTGCTTCCGGCAACGCCTGCCCTCGCATACGTGAGGCAGATTAAAGGTTGTAGTCGTAGTCAATAATAAGAGGTGAATGATCAGAGAAGCGTTCCGTTTTGTAAATCGAGACTGCAGTAGCCCTGGCGGCAATTCCTGGCGTGGCAATCTGGTAATCAATGCGCCAGCCCACGTTCTTTGCCCAAGCCTGTCCTCGGTTGGACCACCACGTATATTGCTCCGGCTGTTGGTTGATGCGCCTGAATATGTCTATAAATCCGAGGTCCTGAAAGACCTCGCTAAGCCAGAGGCGCTCTTCCGGCAGAAAGCCTGAGTTTTTCTGGTTCGAACGCCAGTTCTTCAGATCAATTTCTTTATGGGCAATGTTCCAATCGCCGCATAAGATAATCTCCCTGCCGCAGTCTGCCAGGTTTCGCAGCATAGGAAAAAACCGATCCATGAAAAAAAACTTGGCGGCTTGTCGGTGCTCGCCGCTGGAACCGGAAGGAAAGTAGATCGATATCACGCTCAAGGGACCGAAGTCGGCTCGCAAATAGCGCCCCTCGGCATCTATTTCAGGCACGCCGACTCCTTCCATGACATTATCCGGCTGACGCCGCGCATATATTCCGACACCGCTGTATCCCTTCTTTTCCGCGCAGTGGAAGTAGCTTTGGTACCTATCCGGCGAGGCAATTTCGCCGGTAATATCTCCAGCCTGAGCTTTTAGCTCCTGCACGCACACAATATCGGCCGCTTGCATGGGCAACCACCTGAAAAACCCCTTGCTTGCGGCAGAGCGCACGCCATTTACGTTAAGCGTTATAATCCGCACGTCGTTTTTTTCCGGTTTGTCATAGCCATGTCAGATTTCCGGCAGGAGTTTATCAAGTTTGCTATCAGCCGAGATGTGCTCTGCTTCGGCGAATTCAAAACCAAAGCAGGGCGATTATCGCCATATTTCTTTAATGCCGGATTATTCAATGACGGCGACTCTCTCAGAAAGCTGGGGCAATTTTACGCCAAAGCGATTTTAGCTGCCCAGCTTCCGTTCGATATGCTATTTGGGCCCGCCTACAAGGGCATTCCGCTGGTCAGCGCGGTAGCAATTGGGCTGGCGGAGCTTGGATACAACTATCCCTTCTGCTTCAATCGCAAGGAGATAAAGGATCATGGGGAAGGTGGAAACCTTGTGGGTGCGCCGCTTTCGGGGCGGGTGCTGATCGTGGATGATGTGATCTCCGCCGGTACTTCGGTGCGCGAATCGGTTGGGTATATTCGGGCTTCCCACGCTACGCCAAGTGGCGTCATCATTTCCCTTGATCGGATGGAACGTGGGAATGGCGAACTCTCGGCTATCCAAGAAGTTTACGAGTCCCATGGGATTCAAGTCGCAAGCATCGTCAGTCTGGACGACATCGTAAGATACCTCAGGAATGAAGTGGATCTGGCGCACAATCTGCCTGCGTTGGAAACATATCGTGCGCGTTACGGCGCCGGTGATCCACCGGTTTGATTACCGTAGCCGCTGGATTCAGGGGTGGCATTCTATCGAACTTGACCTAACGCTGCTGGGCCAGGTTATTGCTCTTCTGGGCGCATGTCCGCTGCCCGGGCGGCAGGCAAGGTGAGTTCGCCGGTGGAATCGAAACGCCGTCCACCGGCGAGTCCCGGTCCGCCCAGTCGACCACGTAACTGATAGTCGACCTTGGTCATGGCACCGGTTCGCTCGCTTGTGGCCATCTGAAACACATGACGCAGAATGGCGGTCGCAGGGACGGTTACGGGTACTGTAATTACCGTTTCTCCAAAGCGGGGTATGGTGCCGCGCTGGTCGCTGACCCCGCTGGCGAAACTGGTTCCGCGTAAATCCAGGTCGAGTGCAATACCGTCATAATCCAGTGGCTTGTCACTATGGTTCTGAATTCTGAGCTGTACCGCGAAGCGCGCCTCCATGCCTTTACCCTCCAGGGGCTGCATTCCAGCCACGGAAATTCGGAGTGGCTCACTTTGCTTGAGTGCTGCGCAACCGGTGAGGATGAAGACCAGTCCCGAAACGAGCAGTATGCGCATGTTCATACGGTCACCAAGGCAAATACTTAATCATACTCGAATATCAGCGAACGCGAGTGACCGAGGGTTGGCGCGTTTCCGCCGTCCAGTCAAATACATAGCGGAGTTCGGGTTCTGGGAGATTGCTCATCCCCTCTGGTTGGGATATGATCCCCCTCGAAGCTGGCTAGACAGTCGCTGCCCGCCTTTCGATAAGAGAGGCGGGGGGAGGAAAGTCCGGGCTCCAAAGAGCAGGATGCCGGTCAACGGCCGGCCGCCGCGAGGCGAGGAACAGGGCCACAGAGACGAGCGTATTAAGTTACGGTGAAACGCGGTAACCTCCATCCGGAGCAAGACCAAATAGGCAGGCGATGATGCTGCTCGCTGAGCCTGCGGGTAGGTCGCTTGAGCGCCCGGGTAACCGTGCGTCTAGAGGAATGACTGTCCATGACAGAACCCGGCTTATCGGCCAGCTTCATTCTGTTTTCTCATTTCCTACAAAAAAAAGCGGCTTCAACTTTCGTTGAAGCCGCTTTTCATTTTTGGAGCTTAAGCTTTGCTGTTAGTGATCCATTGCCGGGGTTGAATTCTCGTTTGGTTTCTTGAGTTGTATCATGAGATCGTCGTCCCATTTACCCTCGACATTCATGTGCGCTGCCGCACCCAGTAATACCGCCTCGATCAGGTTGTGGCTGAGGTACACGTACAGGCCGGGTTGCTTGAATTCATACAACGCCGCCACTGCAGAACCGCCGGGAACGAACCAGGTTTCCTGATTGGTAATCGGTGTATCGGCAAATGAGCCGCCAACCCATACCAGGTCGCCATGGCCACCAATCAGGTGAGGCCTGGAATCGCGGTTGGCCTGGGCGTGAACGAACAGCACTTTCTCGCCCACTTTGGCCTTGAGCGCATTATCCCCGGTCAGAGCACCCACTGCGCCATTGAAGACGACATGGGTCGGGATAAGTCCCTTGGACAGTTCAAGCATCTCATGCATGCCTTCGGCAGGAGAGCCATAGGTCTTGAATTTGCCATCCGCACCCTTGGGCAGGTAGAGGTCCTGCTCGCCGACGTAGTAGACGCGGTCATAGCGCACAGGCTTGCCCTTGGCATCCTTCAGGCCATCGCGCGGCAATACCATGATGGCTCCATTCATGCCGGAGATGACGTGAAACGGGATCATGGTGCCGCCAGGGGCGCAGTGATAGACAAATACCCCAGGCTTGGTGGCTTTCCAGCGCACTACCACATCTTCACCCGGTGCAACCAGGGTCAGGCCAGCGCTGCCCAAGGCGCCAGTGGAGGCGTGAAAGTCCACATTGTGCGACATGCTGCTGGTCTTGGGGTTGACCAGCGTCAGTTCAACATAGTCATCCTGATGCACGACAATCAGCGGGCCCGGAACGGTACCGTTGAACGTCAGCGCCCACATCTTGGTGCCATCCGGTGCAACATCCACCAACTTCTCGATGGTCTCCATGCGGATCTTGACTACCTTCGGTCCACCCTTGGCCACCTGGTCGTGCTTGGGCGCAAAGGGCGGCGCCACCAGTTCCTGGGTTACCACCGGTAATTTGGAAACGTTGGTCGCCGCTATGGCCGGGACAGCGCTCATACACAGCAATCCCAAACCGACAACCCCTTGAACAACTTTGTCCATGTCTTCCCTCCATATATTGTTTATCACCGCGCATCATCCTGTGCGCCATTCCATCTGCCGTTCAATCCTGACTGCTCACCCTTTTCTGAAGAGCATCTCTAAAAATTCAAACCCCGCAGGCGCAAAAGCGCCTGCGGACGCATCGCGCCCGCTAAGACGCCATCATCCCGCAAAAAGGCTGAGGCAATATATATTCACGGGGGGAGAAAAACATTTTTCTGAACGACAACGAGGTATGCGCGAATTTCGAATTTTTAGAGATGCCCTTAAGAGCGAAGGCCCGGCAACTATACAGCTTTACAATTTACATGTCCATGGTGCGTCCAGTCGCGATGTAATACTGCTGTCGCGTCCCAAAACGGGCATTAACAGCTCTGAATGAAATGCCGGTCGTGTAGGAAGAATAGGCAACAGGCAAGCTTATGGCCGCTCTTCAATCGCGTTTCGATAAGTACGCGCGCAAACGCCGATTTTTACGTTGGGGCCATTTTCGTCAACGCTTTATCCCAGGTTGAGCTTGGGTATACTCTGTTTCTATTCTCCGATAGTTTGTTATACAATCCGCGATTGTTCCCGCCATGGGCGTACGATTAATTTGATTTGCGGATTAGAAACTGGAGGCATCATGGATAAAACTGTTGAGTGGATCGTTAGACTGGCATGCGCTACGCTGATAGCAATGGCAACTCTGCCCACCCATGCGCAGCTAATGCTGGCCCACGAAGGTCATCATTCAGGAGACTGCGCCATCAAAACGGGGGCTTTTCCTGTAGCCTTCAGTGCTTATGAAAAGCCCAAGGGCGCGCTACCGCCAACTCATGCGTTTTGTGATCATGTTCCGGAACCTGGGGAATTGCATCTCACCGTTGATCTGACAGATCCGGACTCGCGCGAGATCCCCATCGCGGTGCGTCTGGTAATGGAAGGGCATGGGGAAGGGGGGCACGAGATCGTGTCTTTGCCTGCCAAGGCATATCCGTCCGGAAGTATTACCTTTGGAGCGAATCTCGAGGATCTGGGCCAATACGCACTGTTGCTGGAGACGGAGAAAGACGGCAAGATGACTACGGCAGTGCGGATTCCGATACACGTCGGAGGCGGAGGCGGTCACGGCAGCCATGGGGGCGGGATCGGTGTGACGGAAATAGCCCTCTTGGTAGGCGTGGCAGGCATTGGCGCCTTCCTGTGGTCGCGCAGGCGACCAAGCCCGAAGGCGTCCTAAACGTCAGTCCAGACGGGGCTGGTGATCATTTAAATCTGAGCCAGCCCAGCGGCGAGACTTATTGTGAAGTAAAGGTCCGGACCGTCCATTCTCTATAAGCAGCTGTAAGTGGATTAGCTGTAGAGAGGAACGGGTGATTGGGTATTACTGAAAAATAGTTTTTCGCAACCCGGCAAAAGCCTCACTTACATAGTCGATCTGCTCACTAGTATGGGCCGCGCTCACGCTGCAACGCACCAGCGACTTCCCGTCGGGCGCGGCTGGCGGTAATATCAGGTTGACGTAAATGTCGTGTTCGAGCAGGCCCCGCCATAGCGCTAGCGCTTGCTGAGGTGTATCCAGTATGGTTGCGATAATCGGGCTGGGTTCCGGGCCGAGCTGATAGCCGAGCTCCTTTAGCCGGGTGTAAAGCTGGTGAGCGTTACTCCAGAGCTGTCCACGTAACTCTACACCTTCACGCAGCAGTTTGAGTGCTGCCCGAGTCGATGCAATGGTAGCGGGCGTCGGGGAGGCAGTGAAGATGTAAGGGCGGCTGACATAGCGTAACTGATCAAGTTGGGGGTGATTGCTGACGCAATATCCTCCAATACTGCCGAGGCTTTTACTGAAAGTGCCGGTGATGAAATCGACTTCGTCAATAAGCCCGGTTTCTTCGACCAAGCCTTGCCCGATTCTGCCCAGAACGCCCAGAGAGTGGGCCTCATCCAGAAGAAGCGTACTTTTGTACACAGTTTTTAACCTGACAATCTCCGCCAGTGGCGCTCGATCCCCCA
The window above is part of the Nitrosospira sp. Is2 genome. Proteins encoded here:
- a CDS encoding PTS sugar transporter subunit IIA gives rise to the protein MIGILIISHGSLGDSLVHCANHVLGDKAPRLMELSITTKDDPDVAEERARKLIQQLDVGDGVLMLCDICGATPCNIATRLVVPGRVECLAGVNLPMLVRALTYRNEPLAMVAEKALNGARDGVIRLSPTGAQDAV
- a CDS encoding HPr family phosphocarrier protein, producing MQYKEVKIENKLGLHARASARLTQLASRYRSDVWLSRNERKVNAKSIMGVMMLAASQGVTLGIETTGVDEIEAMQALVSLIEGRFGESE
- the ptsP gene encoding phosphoenolpyruvate--protein phosphotransferase produces the protein MSFALYGVGVSGGIAIGRAHLASHAALEVAHHTVPKDQVSNEIARLDTAFSAVREELEALHASVVSGPAAAEYGAFLDLHRMILDDPTLSTAAKTYIAQNQCNAEWAITQQMEVLMAQFEEIEDPYLRERKTDVIQVVERVLKVLLGHPGYVPVQPKRDGDSILVAHDLSPADVIQYKQHAFTAFLTDLGGLTSHTAIVARSLNIPSIVALHLARRLIRDNDVLIVDGGQGVVIVDPDEHVLSEYRLRQSQLELEKQKLKRLKTTIAATLDGTVIELYANIELPQDVEQVKENGATGIGLFRSEFLFLNRASLPDEDEQFEAYRIVARKMRGLPVTIRTFDLGADKNLDSAKRVAANPALGLRAIRLCLAEPQMFNTQLRAILRASRYGQIRILVPMLSSISEITQTLHLIENAKQSLRNDRIPFDEKIQVGGMIEIPAAALCLDMFMRKLDFLSIGTNDLIQYTLAIDRADDTVAYLYDSLHPAVLRLVAHIIRSANRTGTPVAVCGEIAGDIVFTRLLLGFGLRMFSMHPAQLLTVKREVLRTNLPDIIALAQKILKADDPDRTHTLLAKLNS
- the metX gene encoding homoserine O-succinyltransferase MetX produces the protein MQDPNSTGIVTPQIAHFNAPLHLKSGAVLDNYQLVYETYGELNAAKSNAVLICHALSGNHHLAGVYEDSPKSVGWWNNMIGAGKSIDTEKFFVIGVNNLGGCHGSTGPASINVKTGKCYGADFPVVTVEDWVQAQARLADYLGIEQFAAVAGGSLGGMQALQWALDFPQRVRHALVIAAAAKLTAQNIAFNDVARQAIITDPDFYGGDYYSHGVVPRRGLRLARMLGHITYLSDDSMAAKFGRELRNGVLAFGYDVEFEIESYLRYQGDKFADQFDANTYLLMTKALDYFDPAFEHNNDLSAAFRVAKANFLVLSFTTDWRFSPERSRAVVRALLDNELNVSYAEITSSHGHDSFLMEDRHYHKLVRAYMDNIAR
- the metW gene encoding methionine biosynthesis protein MetW, which produces MNELTVPSSPVSRPDFAVIAEWVKPGAKVLDLGCGDGSLLCFLRDARNIRGYGVEIDDSNVLACFSNGVNVIQSDLESGLQSFESDSFDYVVLSQTLQAVKHTEGIIKEMLRVSKEGIVSFPNFGYWRNRLQVLAGHMPVSETLPYQWFDTPNIHNCTLGDFEEFCRQHGARILERRVMNGERQITLLPNSLGMLAFYRFEQQK
- a CDS encoding AmpG family muropeptide MFS transporter; amino-acid sequence: MSTALSSWLHAFRIYTHPRVLGMLSLGFSAGLPLLLVMGTLSFWLREAGIDRSTIGHLSWIGLAYGIKWMWSPLVDRLRLPLLTRLLGRRRAWLLLSQVVIAAALVGMASTDPVENLTHTVFFALAVAFASATQDIALDAYRIEAVAPRLQGAMAATYQAGYRMAMILASAGALWIAAAVDPSATTYVYAPWRTAYLAMAAFMAVGIVTTLIIREPDVPVNRLISENEDRAREAIAHWNLNVRLAQLLAWLYGAVVAPFRDFIVRHGGHAFLILGLIAMYRISDVVMGVMSNPFYVDMGYTKDEVATVSKVYGVMMTIAGAAIGGVLIAKIGIMRTLFLGAVLSATTNLLFVWLSQRGHDLTGLIFTISADNLSGGIASSAFIAYLSGLTNSAYSATQYALFSSVMLLLPKFIAGFSGDFVDAYGYASFFTATALLGVPVLALVWLAGRARFESAKPPDIA
- a CDS encoding exodeoxyribonuclease III, which produces MRIITLNVNGVRSAASKGFFRWLPMQAADIVCVQELKAQAGDITGEIASPDRYQSYFHCAEKKGYSGVGIYARRQPDNVMEGVGVPEIDAEGRYLRADFGPLSVISIYFPSGSSGEHRQAAKFFFMDRFFPMLRNLADCGREIILCGDWNIAHKEIDLKNWRSNQKNSGFLPEERLWLSEVFQDLGFIDIFRRINQQPEQYTWWSNRGQAWAKNVGWRIDYQIATPGIAARATAVSIYKTERFSDHSPLIIDYDYNL
- the pyrE gene encoding orotate phosphoribosyltransferase; this translates as MSDFRQEFIKFAISRDVLCFGEFKTKAGRLSPYFFNAGLFNDGDSLRKLGQFYAKAILAAQLPFDMLFGPAYKGIPLVSAVAIGLAELGYNYPFCFNRKEIKDHGEGGNLVGAPLSGRVLIVDDVISAGTSVRESVGYIRASHATPSGVIISLDRMERGNGELSAIQEVYESHGIQVASIVSLDDIVRYLRNEVDLAHNLPALETYRARYGAGDPPV
- a CDS encoding LEA type 2 family protein; the protein is MNMRILLVSGLVFILTGCAALKQSEPLRISVAGMQPLEGKGMEARFAVQLRIQNHSDKPLDYDGIALDLDLRGTSFASGVSDQRGTIPRFGETVITVPVTVPATAILRHVFQMATSERTGAMTKVDYQLRGRLGGPGLAGGRRFDSTGELTLPAARAADMRPEEQ
- the nirK gene encoding copper-containing nitrite reductase; the encoded protein is MDKVVQGVVGLGLLCMSAVPAIAATNVSKLPVVTQELVAPPFAPKHDQVAKGGPKVVKIRMETIEKLVDVAPDGTKMWALTFNGTVPGPLIVVHQDDYVELTLVNPKTSSMSHNVDFHASTGALGSAGLTLVAPGEDVVVRWKATKPGVFVYHCAPGGTMIPFHVISGMNGAIMVLPRDGLKDAKGKPVRYDRVYYVGEQDLYLPKGADGKFKTYGSPAEGMHEMLELSKGLIPTHVVFNGAVGALTGDNALKAKVGEKVLFVHAQANRDSRPHLIGGHGDLVWVGGSFADTPITNQETWFVPGGSAVAALYEFKQPGLYVYLSHNLIEAVLLGAAAHMNVEGKWDDDLMIQLKKPNENSTPAMDH